The stretch of DNA GTGGTGACGGGTGTGGAGGTGAGCAGCCGCCAGGGCGAGGACGAGATCCACATCCTGGGCTACCACGTGGCGCCCGACGCCGCGCCCCTCCTGGCCCATGAGCACGGCGCGCTGGGGCGCCGGCAGGAGCGCGCCCGCGAGATGGTGCGGCGGCTGCAGGGGATGGGCGTCACGGTGGATTACGAGGACGTGATGCGCGCCGCCGGGACGGATGCACGCGCCATCGGCCGGCCGCACGTGGCGCGCGCGCTGGTGGCGCGTGGCGCGGTGAGGTCCATGCACGAGGCGTTCGACCGCTACCTGGGCGACGCGGGATCGGCGTTCGTGATGACGCTGCTGCCGCCCGTCCGCGACGCCATCGAGATGATCCGCGCCTCCGGCGGATACGCCGTTTGGGCGCACCCGGACCCGGTGATCTTCGAGCGCGAAATCCACAATTTCGCGGAGTACGGCCTGGCCGGCATCGAGTGCTTCCGTCCTAACACGCCAGCGAACGATGCGAAGCGCTATCGCGCCGTGGCACGCGAGCTGGGGCTGTGGGCCACGGGCGGGTCCGACTGGCACGGGCCGCACCGCAACCGGCTGGGCGACTTCTACATCGACGCCGAAGAGGTCCGCGGATTGCTGGACGCCGTTCCGCACGATTGATCCTCACGGCGGCCCCTCTGGAGGCCGCCGAACTCCGGCCCGCAGCGCCGTGCCCGATCCACGCCCGTCCCGAGGCATCCGCGACCCGGGGGTGATCCCCGGCCTCGTCGTGCTGGCCGTCCTCACCTTACTCGTCGTCTATCTCTACAGCGGAAAGCCCCAGT from Longimicrobium sp. encodes:
- a CDS encoding PHP domain-containing protein, with amino-acid sequence MKRADLHIHTRASDGELSPAEVVNAAVAARLDVIAITDHDTIGGLAEALEAARGGPVRVVTGVEVSSRQGEDEIHILGYHVAPDAAPLLAHEHGALGRRQERAREMVRRLQGMGVTVDYEDVMRAAGTDARAIGRPHVARALVARGAVRSMHEAFDRYLGDAGSAFVMTLLPPVRDAIEMIRASGGYAVWAHPDPVIFEREIHNFAEYGLAGIECFRPNTPANDAKRYRAVARELGLWATGGSDWHGPHRNRLGDFYIDAEEVRGLLDAVPHD